Proteins encoded by one window of Halorubrum ruber:
- a CDS encoding aminotransferase class I/II-fold pyridoxal phosphate-dependent enzyme: MNRERAAALGREPHGSSDDPDLLDFSANANPEVPEGVERVYRAAFERARTYPPEPPAAFRAAAADYVDCDPESVVPTPGGLAAIRAAVALAVDDSDTALLPAPSFGEYAREVRLHGGEPSFVDADRVLDADPSGHALAVVCTPNNPTGTGYDRDALLAFAARCRAAGTVLLVDEAFLGFTERESLAGTDGVVVARALTKLFGLPGIRTGFAVATGDLVAALRGARRTWNLGAPALATGEYCLRQDGFVRETRERVRREREQMRAALAEGYDVAPSEAPFLLLDVGDRDVDRVIERARDRGVAVRDARSFRGLDSHVRVAVRRPAENGRLLAALGVDAGGDGNGGEGADV, encoded by the coding sequence GTGAACCGCGAGCGCGCGGCGGCGCTCGGTCGCGAACCGCACGGGAGCAGCGACGACCCCGACCTGCTCGACTTCAGCGCGAACGCGAACCCCGAGGTCCCCGAGGGGGTCGAGCGCGTGTACCGGGCGGCGTTCGAGCGGGCGCGGACGTACCCGCCGGAGCCGCCGGCCGCGTTCCGGGCGGCCGCCGCCGACTACGTCGACTGCGACCCGGAGTCGGTCGTCCCGACGCCGGGCGGGCTGGCGGCGATCCGGGCCGCTGTCGCGCTTGCGGTCGACGACAGCGACACTGCCCTGCTCCCGGCACCGAGCTTCGGCGAGTACGCCCGCGAGGTCCGGCTTCATGGCGGCGAGCCGTCGTTCGTCGACGCCGACCGCGTCCTCGACGCGGACCCGAGCGGCCACGCGCTCGCGGTCGTCTGCACGCCGAACAACCCCACCGGGACCGGCTACGACCGCGACGCGCTGCTCGCGTTCGCGGCGCGCTGTCGGGCGGCCGGGACCGTCCTGCTCGTCGACGAGGCGTTCCTCGGGTTCACCGAGCGCGAGTCCCTGGCGGGGACCGACGGCGTCGTCGTCGCGCGAGCGCTCACCAAGCTGTTCGGGCTGCCCGGGATCCGGACCGGCTTCGCGGTCGCGACGGGCGACCTCGTCGCGGCGCTGCGGGGCGCCCGCCGGACGTGGAACTTGGGCGCCCCGGCGCTCGCGACCGGCGAGTACTGCCTCCGGCAGGACGGGTTCGTCCGCGAGACCCGCGAGCGCGTTCGGCGGGAGCGCGAACAGATGCGGGCCGCGCTCGCCGAGGGGTACGACGTGGCGCCTTCGGAGGCGCCGTTCCTCCTCCTCGACGTCGGTGACCGCGACGTCGACCGCGTCATCGAGCGGGCCCGCGACCGTGGCGTCGCCGTCCGCGACGCGCGGTCGTTCCGCGGCCTCGACTCGCACGTTCGGGTCGCGGTGCGCCGCCCGGCGGAGAACGGCCGCCTGCTCGCGGCGCTGGGGGTCGATGCCGGCGGAGACGGGAACGGAGGTGAAGGCGCCGATGTTTGA
- a CDS encoding adenosylcobinamide amidohydrolase, translating into MFEATVSEGVLRLRRPGTRWLSTGWDGGRSRAATAYNVTVPEGFDRTDLAAYREERLARAGFGAEGNVEDDPDAAPTLFTGVSMDHARGARLGSVVAYATVGLSNPAMLPVEREAASTAGTAGATELREATGRTETPPDPGTVNLIVGTTRRLAPGAAANLVAVAAEAKAATLLAAAGVPGTTSDAVVVGDDPEGEPAEFSGSATAVGGAARACVRDAVRASLRSRYPDGDVPGPVADAEHGVVTDERAEVFDP; encoded by the coding sequence ATGTTTGAGGCGACCGTCAGCGAGGGCGTCCTCCGGCTCAGACGGCCGGGGACGCGCTGGCTCTCGACCGGCTGGGACGGGGGCCGGTCGCGGGCGGCGACCGCGTACAACGTGACCGTTCCGGAGGGGTTCGACCGGACCGACCTCGCGGCGTACCGAGAGGAACGGCTGGCGCGGGCGGGGTTCGGCGCCGAGGGGAACGTAGAGGACGATCCCGACGCCGCCCCGACGCTGTTCACGGGCGTCTCGATGGACCACGCCCGGGGAGCGCGGCTCGGCTCGGTCGTCGCGTACGCGACGGTCGGGCTTTCGAACCCCGCGATGCTGCCGGTGGAGCGCGAGGCCGCGTCGACCGCGGGGACGGCGGGCGCGACCGAGTTGCGCGAGGCGACGGGGCGTACCGAGACCCCGCCGGACCCCGGAACAGTCAACCTGATCGTCGGGACGACGCGGCGGCTCGCGCCCGGGGCCGCGGCGAACCTCGTCGCGGTCGCGGCCGAGGCGAAGGCGGCGACGCTGCTCGCGGCGGCGGGCGTCCCGGGAACGACGAGCGACGCCGTCGTCGTCGGCGACGACCCGGAGGGAGAGCCCGCCGAGTTCTCCGGCAGCGCCACGGCGGTCGGCGGGGCGGCCCGCGCCTGCGTCCGGGACGCGGTCCGCGCGAGCCTGCGGTCGCGGTACCCGGACGGCGACGTGCCCGGCCCGGTGGCCGACGCCGAACACGGCGTCGTCACCGACGAGCGGGCGGAGGTTTTCGACCCATGA
- a CDS encoding cob(I)yrinic acid a,c-diamide adenosyltransferase, whose translation MTTNDDTTDGEVSNGENGERDEADETGAGDRSRTPGGGEAPEPEPIEPAAPEEFGLVQAWWGGGKGKTTAAMGMGFRAAGHGHRVHMLQFMKGGADSVEGVRGEYNAIAAVPGFSYENAGHYGWHGLLDGSADDEHEAKAAAAFERAEALVAGAAEADLTEPLPLDGEPEEGVHMLILDELLYAADRGLVAPDDVVALAESKPEDLELILTGSHAEPEYLDGVADLITNVRKVAHPFDDGQRARRGTEY comes from the coding sequence ATGACGACGAACGACGACACCACCGACGGCGAGGTATCGAACGGCGAGAACGGAGAGCGCGACGAGGCCGATGAGACCGGGGCCGGCGACCGGAGCCGCACGCCGGGCGGCGGCGAGGCGCCCGAGCCGGAGCCGATCGAACCGGCCGCGCCCGAGGAGTTCGGGCTGGTCCAGGCCTGGTGGGGCGGCGGCAAGGGGAAGACCACGGCGGCGATGGGGATGGGGTTCCGCGCGGCGGGCCACGGCCACCGCGTCCACATGCTCCAGTTCATGAAGGGGGGCGCCGACAGCGTCGAGGGCGTCCGCGGCGAGTACAACGCGATCGCGGCCGTGCCGGGGTTCTCCTACGAGAACGCCGGCCACTACGGCTGGCACGGCCTGCTGGACGGCTCGGCCGACGACGAGCACGAGGCGAAGGCCGCGGCCGCCTTCGAGCGCGCGGAGGCGCTCGTCGCGGGCGCGGCCGAGGCGGACCTGACCGAACCGCTCCCGCTCGACGGCGAACCCGAGGAGGGCGTCCACATGCTGATACTCGACGAGCTGCTGTACGCGGCCGACCGCGGGCTCGTCGCGCCCGATGACGTCGTCGCGCTCGCCGAGTCGAAACCCGAGGACCTCGAACTCATCCTCACCGGGAGCCACGCCGAGCCCGAGTACCTCGACGGCGTCGCCGACCTGATCACGAACGTCCGCAAGGTCGCGCATCCGTTCGACGACGGGCAGCGCGCTCGCCGGGGGACGGAGTACTGA
- a CDS encoding cobyric acid synthase, with protein MTDADATEAREDRADTVLIAGTASHVGKSTLAAGLCRLLARRGVSVAPYKAQNMSNNARVALTSDGEWGEIGVSQHVQARAAEVPATTDMNPVLLKPRGGGESQVIVDGEAVANAPASAYYDDHWDDARKAAVAAHERLAAEHDVIVAEGAGSIAEINLHDRDLANVECARFADARILVAVDIERGGAFASLYGTLELLPDDLRERVAGAVITKFRGDPELLEPGIAEIEERTGVPIVGVVPHDDPGLPAEDSLSLPDAERAEDGSDGGISGEGGVLGDYDGVPEDASVRIGVPRLPRISNFTDLEPLAREPGVRVVYLPLDAALDGVDAVVLPGSKNTVDDLLALREAGFDAALRAFDGPVVGVCGGYQLLGDRLVDADVEGVGDRETVPGVGLLPVETEFSTDKRVERVTCAVDGVGPIAGAEGRATGYEIHAGRTRLLDDAASGDLATAPLGAESVATERVLGTYLHGLFETAAVRDAFVETVFASAGRARPDATVADRSPYERAADLVAENVDLAAVGLDDLVGSAE; from the coding sequence ATGACCGACGCCGACGCGACGGAGGCCCGGGAAGACCGAGCCGACACCGTCCTGATCGCGGGCACCGCGAGCCACGTCGGCAAGAGCACGCTGGCGGCCGGGCTCTGCCGACTGCTCGCGCGGCGGGGCGTCTCGGTCGCCCCGTACAAGGCGCAGAACATGAGCAACAACGCGCGCGTCGCGCTGACGTCCGACGGCGAGTGGGGCGAGATCGGCGTCTCTCAACACGTCCAAGCGCGGGCGGCCGAGGTCCCGGCGACGACCGACATGAACCCCGTCCTGCTCAAGCCTCGCGGCGGCGGCGAGAGTCAGGTGATCGTCGACGGCGAGGCGGTCGCGAACGCCCCGGCGTCGGCGTACTACGACGACCACTGGGACGACGCTCGGAAGGCCGCGGTCGCGGCCCACGAGCGTCTCGCGGCCGAACACGACGTGATCGTCGCGGAGGGGGCAGGGAGCATCGCGGAGATCAACCTCCACGACCGCGACCTCGCGAACGTCGAGTGCGCGCGGTTCGCGGACGCCCGGATACTAGTCGCGGTCGACATCGAGCGCGGCGGCGCGTTCGCGAGCCTCTACGGGACCCTCGAACTGCTCCCCGACGACCTCCGCGAGCGCGTCGCTGGCGCCGTGATCACGAAATTCCGGGGCGACCCGGAGCTCCTCGAACCCGGGATCGCGGAGATCGAGGAGCGAACGGGGGTACCGATCGTCGGCGTCGTCCCGCACGACGACCCGGGACTGCCGGCGGAGGACAGCCTCTCGCTGCCGGACGCGGAGCGGGCCGAGGACGGGAGCGACGGCGGTATTAGTGGCGAGGGCGGCGTCCTCGGCGATTACGACGGCGTCCCAGAGGACGCGAGCGTCCGGATCGGGGTCCCGCGGCTCCCGCGGATCTCCAACTTCACCGACTTGGAGCCGCTGGCGCGCGAGCCGGGCGTCCGCGTCGTCTACCTGCCGCTCGACGCCGCGCTCGACGGGGTCGACGCGGTCGTCCTCCCGGGCTCGAAGAACACCGTCGACGACCTGCTCGCGCTCCGCGAGGCGGGATTCGACGCGGCACTGCGCGCGTTCGACGGCCCCGTGGTCGGCGTCTGCGGCGGGTACCAGCTCCTCGGGGATCGGCTCGTCGACGCCGACGTCGAGGGCGTCGGCGACCGCGAGACGGTGCCTGGCGTCGGGCTCCTCCCCGTCGAGACCGAGTTCTCGACCGACAAGCGCGTCGAGCGCGTGACGTGCGCCGTCGACGGCGTCGGTCCGATCGCGGGCGCCGAGGGGCGCGCGACCGGGTACGAGATCCACGCGGGGCGGACGCGGCTCCTCGATGACGCCGCGAGCGGCGACTTAGCGACAGCGCCCCTCGGCGCGGAGAGCGTCGCCACCGAGCGAGTCCTCGGCACGTACCTCCACGGGCTCTTCGAGACGGCGGCGGTGCGAGACGCCTTCGTCGAGACGGTCTTCGCGAGCGCGGGCCGGGCGCGCCCGGACGCGACGGTCGCCGACCGCTCCCCGTACGAGCGGGCGGCCGACCTCGTCGCGGAGAACGTGGACCTGGCCGCGGTGGGTCTCGACGACCTCGTCGGGTCGGCGGAGTGA
- the trxA gene encoding thioredoxin, with translation MSDAADANDSAGNDAKTERERIRERKRRELEARLDDGESLDGGAGTEAGDGSGSATPNEPIHVNGTEELQRTVDDHDVVLVDCYADWCGPCQMMEPTIEALAAETDAAIAKVDVDANQAVAQQLGARSIPTLVLYADGEAVDRFVGAQDRATLESAIDEHAA, from the coding sequence ATGAGCGACGCAGCCGACGCGAACGATTCGGCGGGGAACGACGCGAAAACGGAGCGCGAGCGCATCCGCGAACGGAAGCGACGGGAACTGGAAGCGCGTCTCGACGACGGAGAGTCGCTCGACGGCGGCGCCGGAACCGAGGCGGGCGACGGCAGCGGATCGGCGACTCCAAACGAGCCGATCCACGTGAACGGAACGGAGGAGCTCCAGCGGACGGTCGACGACCACGACGTCGTCCTCGTGGACTGTTACGCCGACTGGTGCGGCCCCTGTCAGATGATGGAGCCGACGATCGAGGCGCTCGCGGCCGAGACCGACGCCGCGATCGCCAAGGTCGACGTGGACGCCAATCAGGCGGTCGCCCAGCAGCTGGGGGCGCGCAGCATCCCGACGCTCGTCCTGTACGCGGACGGCGAGGCGGTCGACCGGTTCGTCGGCGCGCAGGACCGCGCGACGCTCGAATCCGCGATCGACGAACACGCCGCCTGA
- a CDS encoding helix-turn-helix domain-containing protein, producing MGTDGKSAGNHVTPDGVRAGIAIHGTGNCPLVDASTAHDGPITGVNWTHAGDTHTEEFRVRHPDVVDAAEGIPDPESVVDLGDERVYRYDRPRDGECACRIIEELDCPIADARAEDGVLLLTLHLPDLERLRDIVSALDGTAERVEVRYLVHGASRGDEVSDRTLVDRGRLTDRQCEVLRTAYRMGYFERPRDANASAVADALDISPSTFAEHLATAQRKLLEETLAKN from the coding sequence ATGGGAACCGACGGGAAGTCGGCCGGTAACCACGTGACGCCCGACGGCGTTCGGGCGGGGATCGCGATCCACGGGACGGGGAACTGCCCGCTGGTCGACGCATCGACAGCCCACGACGGCCCGATCACGGGCGTCAACTGGACGCACGCGGGTGACACGCACACCGAGGAGTTCCGCGTCCGCCACCCGGACGTGGTCGACGCCGCGGAAGGCATTCCGGACCCCGAGTCGGTCGTCGACCTCGGCGACGAGCGGGTGTACCGGTACGACCGCCCGCGCGACGGGGAGTGCGCCTGCCGGATCATCGAGGAGCTCGACTGTCCGATCGCGGACGCGCGGGCCGAGGACGGGGTCCTCCTCTTAACGCTCCACCTCCCCGACCTCGAACGGCTGCGCGACATCGTCTCGGCGCTCGACGGGACCGCGGAGCGCGTCGAGGTCCGCTACCTCGTCCACGGCGCGTCGCGCGGCGACGAGGTGTCGGATCGGACGCTCGTCGACCGCGGCCGGCTCACCGACCGCCAGTGCGAGGTGCTGCGGACCGCCTACCGCATGGGCTACTTCGAGCGCCCCCGCGACGCCAACGCGAGCGCGGTCGCCGACGCGCTCGACATCTCCCCCTCGACGTTCGCCGAGCACCTCGCGACGGCCCAGCGGAAGCTCCTCGAAGAGACGCTCGCGAAGAACTGA